A window of Flavobacterium flavigenum contains these coding sequences:
- a CDS encoding FecR family protein, with the protein MHPNFKILSDESKADLKARIGNSIALEKRKARRRKVRFISFSIAAGLFICIGITAVFKLQHQRQTSTIEQFAKGTAQVNAFEKSSAVQLVLSNKESVRVSDSTTIAYDASGHSINVNNQEINQKGAAEQQYNTVLVPYGKRAKLSLSDGTLVWLNSGSKFIYPTVFNTQSREVFLEGEGVFEVAHNAAKPFYVRAANNYSVRVLGTLFNVSCYANDNKVSTSLLRGKVRVVYAKKGFFTNDTIQTDLNPGMIAALDLKKQTIKTLKQDVTALFSWRKGYYEFTEQGLESVLDKLTRYYNVNFVVKGKINEKETYSGAFKLNDDLDKVIKTLEATTGFMLSYDPQARKITIN; encoded by the coding sequence TTGCACCCAAACTTCAAAATTTTATCAGATGAATCAAAAGCCGATCTAAAAGCTAGAATTGGAAACAGTATAGCTTTGGAAAAAAGAAAGGCCAGAAGAAGAAAAGTTCGTTTTATTTCATTTAGTATAGCTGCCGGTTTATTTATCTGTATAGGCATCACTGCTGTTTTTAAACTGCAGCATCAAAGACAAACCAGCACCATAGAGCAGTTTGCAAAAGGCACTGCTCAGGTAAACGCTTTTGAAAAAAGCAGTGCTGTTCAACTCGTGTTATCAAATAAGGAATCAGTTAGAGTTAGTGACAGTACAACAATTGCTTATGATGCATCAGGACATAGCATTAATGTCAACAATCAAGAGATAAATCAGAAAGGAGCGGCAGAGCAGCAATATAACACTGTTTTGGTTCCATATGGAAAAAGAGCGAAGCTAAGTCTTTCCGACGGTACGTTAGTATGGCTGAATTCTGGCTCAAAATTCATTTATCCAACTGTATTTAATACCCAAAGCAGAGAGGTGTTTTTAGAAGGTGAAGGTGTTTTTGAAGTTGCTCACAATGCAGCAAAACCATTTTATGTAAGAGCTGCAAATAATTACAGCGTACGTGTTTTGGGTACGCTATTTAATGTGAGCTGTTATGCCAATGATAATAAAGTTTCTACCTCATTACTGCGAGGTAAGGTAAGAGTGGTCTATGCTAAAAAAGGATTTTTTACAAATGATACCATTCAGACTGATCTGAATCCCGGAATGATTGCGGCTCTGGATTTAAAAAAACAAACCATAAAAACTTTAAAGCAGGATGTTACAGCACTTTTTTCTTGGAGAAAAGGCTATTATGAATTTACTGAACAGGGGCTTGAGTCAGTTTTAGATAAATTAACAAGATATTATAACGTCAATTTTGTTGTAAAGGGAAAGATAAATGAAAAAGAAACTTATTCAGGTGCATTCAAGCTTAATGATGATTTGGATAAGGTAATTAAAACACTGGAGGCGACAACCGGTTTTATGCTGTCATACGATCCGCAGGCCAGAAAAATAACTATTAACTAA